In Halichondria panicea chromosome 17, odHalPani1.1, whole genome shotgun sequence, a single window of DNA contains:
- the LOC135351576 gene encoding large ribosomal subunit protein bL27-like — protein sequence MAALLARWCLYSSAVYKQDCVRWASKKAGGSTRNGRKTAGRRLGLKCGDGETVRAGNIIVRQRGTRFHPGTNVGMGRDHTLFALSEGCVQYSRVARKPLPPVKGQKWIKKPWRKFVNVVATTKTHQLTLTSIVQHSAL from the exons ATGGCTGCTCTACTCGCTCGATGGTGTCTTTACTCTAGCGCTGTGTACAAGCAAG ATTGTGTGAGGTGGGCGAGTAAGAAAGCTGGAGGGAGCACTCGCAATGGCCGCAAGACGGCTGGTAGGAGACTAGGTCTTAAGTGTGGAGATG GGGAGACTGTGAGAGCTGGGAACATCATCGTGCGTCAGAGAGGTACACGTTTCCACCCAGGAACTAAT GTGGGCATGGGAAGGGACCACACATTGTTTGCACTCTCTGAGGGTTGCGTACAGTACAGCCGAGTTGCTAGGAAACCACTGCCTCCAGTGAAAGGACAGAAATGGATTAAGAAGCCGTGGAGAAAGTTTGTGAATGTTGTAGCAACTACCAAGACTCACCAACTAACTCTCACAAGCATAGTACAACATTCTGCATTGTAA
- the LOC135351564 gene encoding splicing regulator SDE2-like, producing MSTNVVLVGLRKPVSLCLVKTSTVKQLKERVSPGHCADYYLCCGGSPLDDDDVITPSSQLCVLTAHYRLCGGKGGFGSLIRATGSHRNRNADKSACRDISGRRMRDIKNEKKVAEWVAGESDRNRQRTERKKRRQQKLLEEPRHTFDDSSYMDAIRSTEEGMAESLKRGLQQDNDPSSSSSLPPAKKAKLWMHSEDLSSSSDDDDSSPSPSASHSGSCEEVVISQVMRPSNKEGSPSPKEGTSPDSPPLGVSAAPPTPPGVSAAPPTPPGVSAVPPTPPGVSAAPSTPPGVSAVPPTPPGVSAVVSLEEVVDPGQYSSVEDLLAVGGELLKRSLSSRGLKCGGTPLERARRLFSIKGLCKEQIPAKLLAKTKKK from the exons ATGTCTACCAATGTTGTGTTAGTTGGTCTTAGAAAGCCTGTTAGCTTGTGCTTGGTGAAAACTAGCACTGTCAAGCAGCTCAAGGAGAGAGTGTCTCCAGGGCAT tGTGCTGATTATTACCTGTGCTGTGGGGGGTCCCCCCtggatgatgatgatgtcataaccCCCTCCTCTCAGCTATGTGTGCTCACAGCTCATTATCGACTGTGCGGGGGAAAGGGAG gATTTGGTTCATTGATTCGAGCGACTGGATCTCACAGAAACAGGAATGCTGACAAGTCTGCTTGTAGGGACATATCTGGCCGCAGGATGAGGGACATAAAAAACGAAAAGAA AGTGGCCGAGTGGGTGGCTGGAGAGAGTGACCGCAACAGACAGCGTACTGAGCGAAAGAAAAGGAGGCAGCAAAAGTTGCTAGAGGAGCCTCGACATACATTTGATGACTCTTCCTACATGGATGCAATTCGCTCAACTGAAGAGGGAATGGCAGAGTCATTGAAGCGTGGGCTACAGCAAGACAACGacccatcatcatcatcatcactacCTCCTGCCAAGAAAGCTAAGCTTTG gatGCATTCTGAAGACTTGAGCAGCAGTTCTGATGATGATGACAGCTCACCATCTCCCTCTGCTAGTCACAGTGGCTCTTGTGAGGAGGTGGTTATCAGTCAAGTCATGCGACCATCTAATAAAGAGGGCAGCCCATCTCCAAAAGAGGGGACCTCTCCTGACAGCCCACCACTGGGAGTCAGTGCTGCCCCACCAACACCACCGGGAGTCAGTGCTGCCCCACCAACACCACCGGGAGTCAGTGCTGTCCCACCAACACCACCGGGAGTCAGTGCTGCCCCATCAACACCACCGGGAGTCAGTGCTGTCCCACCAACACCACCGGGAGTCAGTGCTGTTGTCAGCTTGGAGGAG GTGGTGGACCCTGGCCAATACTCTAGTGTGGAGGATCTATTGGCAGTAGGAGGAGAGCTACTAAAGAGGTCATTGTCATCTAGAGGTCTCAAGTGTGGGGGGACACCATTAGAGAGAGCACGGAGACTGTTCAGTATCAAGGGGCTCTGTAAAGAACAAATACCAGCCAAATTGCTGGCCAAGACAAAGAAGAAATGA
- the LOC135351575 gene encoding baculoviral IAP repeat-containing protein 5-like, producing MSTGDGRSIETSSLYLVEDRVTTFEGSRWPFESGTCTAVKMAEAGFYYCGSVSNPDWVRCVVCHQDMEGWEESDNPTKEHKRSTPGCAYLKLKDPYKITFADVLELERCSIENYSSLEEEKLVNDLESLVDQMRDQLTAAVKNIQTTY from the exons ATGAGCACAGGAGACGGGAGGAGTATAGAAACAAGTTCCCTGTACCTGGTTGAGGACAGAGTAACGACATTTGAGGGCAGCCGGTGGCCGTTTGAGTCAGGAACTTGTACTGCTGTCAAG ATGGCTGAGGCTGGCTTCTATTACTGTGGCAGTGTAAGCAACCCAGACTGGGTGCGTTGCGTTGTGTGTCACCAAGACATGGAGGGATGGGAGGAGTCAGATAATCCAAC CAAGGAGCACAAGCGTAGTACACCAGGCTGTGCCTACCTCAAGCTCAAGGACCCCTACAAGATCACATTCGCTGATGTACTGGAACTGGAGAGATGTTCTATAGAGAACTATTCT AGTTTAGAAGAAGAGAAGCTGGTCAATGATCTCGAGAGTCTTGTTGATCAAATGAGGGACCAATTAACAGCAGCCGTCAAAAATATTCAAACTACATATTAA
- the LOC135351555 gene encoding coiled-coil domain-containing protein 96-like → MAEELIELSIEDKDEEVEENVVQEVSAEETKEVSTSGDPVQDNATQETTTQDPTIQEETPASQELSTEPQESSHEPEELPSEPIETVETVAGGNEPVEPVETVAGDNEPVEPVETVAGDNEPVEAVAGDNEPVETLAGDNEPVETVASDNEPVETVAGDNEPVETVAGDNEPVETVADDNEPVEAVAGDNEPVEEVEKLATDLEQRSASGHPVSGEEGRSVIGRPVSGEEGRPVSGAVPLIDILEEGEEEGELVDREWLLASLQEELVEKERLRALCGQLEHKIAEHLLTRKRSDDSSDAAGRTVADQEMRYTQCLVALDRLQLEMAGLHESFTQQEGELRALREEKLGLVIQVNAEFAEYKKETCLMAVTSRSGKKLTAQELDEYHSWEEQKEVEVIAVRLENIKLQNKITKLEGLVRKKEQLAEGLHMIDFEQLKINNVDLNEKIEERNEDILKLRRKVTSTVQVLTHVKEKLQFLQIESVDKRSTLGSMDTVVAKSRDHLTRLKQARDLLRMDNTRLKQRGGLVGHKVLLRDYEERKGENEELVCRLEALQQRHSELSLVCEGLRRKIEQAKTINSHHIIM, encoded by the exons atgGCAGAAGAACTGATAGAACTTTCTATTGAGGATAAAGATGAAGAAGTGGAGGAAAATGTAGTACAAGAAGTTTCAGCAGAAGAAACAAAG GAGGTGTCTACTAGTGGGGACCCTGTGCAGGATAATGCCACTCAAGAGACCACCACTCAAGATCCTACTATCCAGGAAGAGACCCCAGCTAGTCAAGAGTTGTCTACAGAGCCTCAAGAAAGCAGCCATGAACCAGAGGAGCTACCTAGTGAACCAATAGAGACAGTGGAGACAGTAGCTGGTGGCAATGAACCAGTGGAGCCAGTGGAGACAGTAGCTGGTGACAATGAACCAGTGGAGCCAGTGGAGACAGTAGCTGGTGACAATGAACCAGTGGAGGCAGTAGCTGGTGACAATGAACCAGTAGAGACATTAGCTGGTGACAATGAACCAGTGGAGACAGTAGCTAGTGACAATGAACCAGTGGAGACAGTAGCTGGTGACAATGAACCAGTGGAGACAGTAGCTGGTGACAATGAACCAGTGGAGACAGTAGCTGATGACAATGAACCAGTGGAGGCAGTAGCTGGTGACAATGAACCAGTGGAGGAAGTAGAGAAGCTAGCTACAGACCTGGAGCAGCGTTCAGCGAGTGGGCATCCGGTGAGCGGTGAGGAGGGGCGTTCAGTGATTGGGCGTCCGGTGAGCGGTGAGGAGGGGCGTCCAGTGAGTGGTGCTGTGCCATTGATAGACATTCTTGAAGAGGGGGAAGAAGAGGGGGAGTTGGTGGACAGAGAATGGTTACTAGCCAGTCTCCAG gaGGAGCTGGTTGAGAAGGAACGATTGAGAGCTCTCTGTGGACAATTAGAGCATAAGATTGCAGAGCATCTCTTAACCAGGAAGAGA TCTGATGATAGCTCTGATGCCGCTGGGCGTACTGTGGCTGATCAAGAGATGAGATATACACAGTGtctag TGGCTCTTGATAGACTCCAGTTGGAGATGGCTGGACTGCACGAATCCTTTACACAGCAAGAGGGAGAACTCAGAGCTCTTAGGGAGGAGAAACTGGGTCTAGTCATACAAGTCAA TGCTGAGTTTGCTGAGTACAAGAAAGAGACATGTCTGATGGCAGTTACTAGTCGCAGTGGCAAGAAACTGACAGCTCAGGAGTTGGATGAGTACCATAGCTGGGAGGAGCAGAAGGAGGTAGAGGTGATTGCTGTAAGGTTGGAGAACATTAAACTGCAGAACAAGATCACCAAACTAGAGGGACTTGTGAGGAAGAAGGAGCAGTTAGCTGAGGGCCTGCACATGATAGACTTTGAGCAGCTCAAGATAAACAATGTAGACTTGAATGAAAAGATTGAGGAAAGAAATGAAGACATCTTAAAGCTTCGTCGGAAAGTTACTTCCACTGTACAAGTACTCACTCATGTCAAGGAGAAGCTACAATTCTTACAG ATTGAGAGTGTTGACAAGAGGAGTACACTAGGCTCTATGGACACTGTTGTAGCCAAG AGCCGAGACCACCTAACAAGACTCAAGCAAGCCAGGGATTTACTGAGGATGGACAATACAAGACTCAAGCAGCGTGGCGGTTTGGTAGGCCACAAGGTCTTATTAAGAGATTATGAGGAAAGAAAGGGCGAG AATGAGGAGTTGGTGTGTCGACTAGAAGCACTGCAGCAAAGACACTCTGAGCTCTCACTTGTGTGTGAGGGACTCAGGAGAAAGATAGAGCAAGCCAAAACTATCAACTCTCATCACATAATAATGTGA
- the LOC135351568 gene encoding thymidine kinase, cytosolic-like has translation MSCVSATSQYLSAISRGHVQLILGPMFSGKTTELIRRMRRFQVANYACLIVKYAKDDRYSNQDVSTHDRQMTHGIAATLLRDIKSQAHKFNVIGIDEGQFFPDIVDFCEEMANAGKTVIVAALDGTFQRKPFGPILNLVPLAESVVKLKAVCMVCYNDAAFTKRLGTEQEVEVIGGTDKYMAVCRTCYSLPDTPTLSAKEITPVRGSAQLTNGRHLFSNEQLH, from the exons ATGTCTTGTGTGAGTGCGACTAGTCAGTACCTGTCTGCCATCAGCCGAGGTCATGTGCAG CTCATTCTGGGCCCAATGTTTTCTGGGAAAAC GACGGAGCTGATACGACGGATGCGAAGGTTTCAAGTGGCTAATTATGCTTGTCTCATTGTCAAATACGCCAAGGATGATCGCTATAGCAACCAGGATGTGTCAACCCATGATCGCCAGATGACCCACGGTATTGCAGCTACTTTACTCAGAGACATAAAGAGTCAAGCACACAAGTTCAACGTGATTGGCATAGATGAAGGCCAATTCTTCCCAGACATTGTGGACTTCTGTGAGGAGATGGCCAATGCTGGAAAGACAGTTATAGTAGCAGCCTTGGATGGAACCTTTCAGCGGAAA CCATTTGGACCTATCTTGAACCTTGTACCTCTGGCTGAGAGTGTTGTCAAGCTCAAGGcggtgtgtatggtgtgttaCAATGATGCAGCCTTCACCAAAAGACTGGGTACTGAACAAGAG GTGGAGGTGATTGGAGGCACAGACAAGTACATGGCCGTGTGTAGGACGTGTTACAGCTTGccggacacacccactctctcaGCTAAAGAGATCACTCCAGTGCGTGGAAGTGCTCAACTGACTAATGGAAGACATCTCTTCTCTAATGAACAATTACACTAg